The DNA region AGTCATTCTTAAGGTCTCTGAATTATGCCATCATTATAGAAACAGGTCATGTGAAGCATGGTCATAGGTAAACTGTCCGCTAAGGTTACTACCAAGGTATCTATTGTCCCCATTCCCGGGGCCCTTTCAGAACTCATCCTGCCTGCTCCCTGCCTCATCTATGCTCCACTTGGGTTAAGAAAGTGacatttttgggctggggttgtggcttagcggtagagcactcacctagtaagtgcaaggccctgggttcaatcctcagcatcacataaaaataaataaataaaggtgttgtgtccaattacaactaaaaaataaatattaaaaaaaaaagaaagtgcctTTTTgggggctaggtttagggctcagcaatagagtgcttgtctagcacgtgtgaggcatttgatcctcagcaccacataaaaataaataaatgtccaactacaactaaaaaaaataatttaaaaaaacaaagtgtcTTTTTGAGAATGAAATCTTTGTGGCCATAGGATTACCTCCTGAGATAAAACAGACAATCCCTTCTGGGTTTATCTCTTCCCAGAGATGCTGTTAGGAAGCAGGGCTGAAATTCCTACGGTTTCATAACCTCAAGACCTCCCTCTCTTCTGCCATCCTCAGATGTTTGGGAAAAATCATCATCCCGCTTCTTATCCACATTATTCTGTATCCTCTCACAAATAGTATCTTCTCAATGTTTTCTGAAGCTTTTCAAAGACAAAAACAGTGCATTTTTTTCTGCTCTCCATACTCCCCATGAACAGTAATACACAGAGCTGACTAGCCTGTCTGGTTATGtggatgaaaaggaaataatgagaataaaagacTAAGTAATATCCAAGacacagtggtggtggtggtgatgctaACCATCATTATCATACTATGTGTCAAAGGCATCTTTGCCTTTGTCTTTACTATGAGCTTCCTGAGAGTCACAACCCAAACAAAGGACCTAGTTGTCTGTGCTTCAGGCTTCATTATCCATTATGCCTTCTCACCTCCTCACCTCCTCACCACCCAACTTCTCTGTGTTCCATCCTTTCAATCCCGTTTTGTCTTCATCCCCCCATGACTATATCtaatatatctaatatattaATCTAATATATCTAATGCTCAGTactcaaaaaacattttattcaccCCAACTTACTGTAGCAGTTGCTCTTAAATGGAGCTGCATCCCAGTGGAAAGACACTTTAGAATCTCTAGAAAGACAGTCAAGGAAAAGTATACAATTTGATAAGTTTTTTGTATATACATCTATGGAACCATCACGATAATTTACATAATGAACATGTGGCTTAGCCTCAAAAGTTTCTTTGTGCCTTTTTGTAATCCTTCACTCCTACTCCTTACCATCACCCCTCCCAACGCACTCACTGACCTGCTTCATGTCCCTTTAGATCAGTTTATGTTTTCTagagttttatataaaaagaacCATAAAGAATGTTCTTTTTCCCCATCTAGATACATACCTAGGGGTAAAATATAAAAGGTAATAGATTACCTCTTGTAGGGAGATACAGGAATAATCAGAAAGAAGCTGAAAGACTTCTAAGATACTACTAatgttttatttcctaaattGGGTGGTGAGTATAATAATTAGTTTTATGACTGTTTATGCTATATTTGTgtgaataaatattattaaatttaaaaagaaatttaaaagaaaaagctcagtggtagagtatgtacTTAGCATGTACACATTCTTATTCGTGATCcccaacacacatacatacacacacacacacacacacacacatacacacaaattctTTGGTTGGACTCTAGaaacaatttgaaataatttgtctttacTCCCTTTAGAGTTGCACAAAGGAAATGAACCCCTTcccttaaaaatgaaagagaaccCCCCATGTAGACCCTGAATAAACCAAGTCATGTTGTACTTTAGGGACCAAATAATGACCTTAGGCCAATCTGAACAGTTTCAGAAAAACCATCTTGGTCTTTCCTGAATCAAAGGggtagaagagaacagaaatggCTGTGGTCACTAATCTGCCTATTTTTGATACTCTTCTCTTGCTTATAAGCAAAACTGAGGAATCTTAAAAAGATAGACAATGCCAAATGCTAGTGGGGACATGGAAGAGCTAGAGCACTCACACCCTGCTAGTGAAACTTTAGAAAACTGATATTATCTACAAAAGCTCTACAAATACATCCTTTGTGATCCAGCAGCTTCTCTCCAGATATATactccaaagaaaaagatatgtTTCCAAAAGTCATGTATAAGAATGTTCatagagggctgaggatgtggctcaagtggtatcgcgcttgcctggcatgcgtgcagcccgggttcaatcctcagcaccacatacaagaaAAGAATGTTCATAGAGGCACTATTAATAGctaaaaattggaaataacccATTCGTCCATCAACAATAGAATAAATTATAGCATATGTATACAAGGGAAATTAAGcatcaatgaaaatgaataaactacAACTTCACACAACATAGACGAATCATACAAATATAGTAAGCAAAAGAAGCTGGACAAAGTATATATGATGGTCCACTGAGGGCCTGCAgatatgttttgtttcctctgcAGGGgttcagttttgttctttttttaaatctccaatcTTTAATAATTGGAGAAGTTCacaaaaaattcagatttctggCACCAGAGGACATATTTTttttgtgaaaatgaaaaatatttctttgtactTAACATAGAAAATTGTTAATGTGTGCAGggcttactttattttctttctttctttctttttttttttttttttttggctcttttCAGTTTATTGCATGAAGGAGTTACACTAGTCCAAGTTAAGAGCGGACCCCAAATGGTTTCATTATACAAGCTGTGAGGTTTTTAAACTTGTGACCAGGGACAGAAGGGAAATTCTACTCACTGCAAGGAAATCCTCACTTAAGCTTCAGTGAGCCACAAGCACTTAAAACCCATGAACCTTCTTCAGCTGATCGTCCTTAGCCAGTCCAATCTCTACCAGGAACTGGCATATGTTCTTGCGCTGGTCACCCTGTAGCTGAATTACTTCTCCATATTCTGGATGCTCAATTACAGTACCATTGCAggcaaatttctttttaaacGCCTTCACTAGTTTCTTTTTATCGTAATCAGCAGCGATCCCTTGGACAGTAGTAAGGGTCTTCCTGCTGTTTCTCTATTGAATTCTTATATGGATATAATCCTCAGAGCCAGCAGGAAGCAGGTCATCACCCTTACTTGCATCAGCAAAGGGGTTGAAAGAGTGGAGGTTCTGGATAGGCGACATATGATATgcgcaggggtgggggtggttgGGGGGACAGAGCATCTCGAAGCAAGGGGGCTCGAGGGGGAGGCTGCAGAGTCCTTGGTGGCAGCTCAGTGACTGGGCTACTTTATTTTCTGAAGACACttggtcatttttatttgcaACTCTGCATTTGGGGCACCAACTATTCATAAGTATTTATATTAATCCACTTGTGGATTCTTCTGAAAGCCTTTTTAGAGAATTTGAAACTtaagtgatctttttaaaaatattttttagttttaagtggacacaatatctcaattttatttttatgtggtgctgaggatcaagcccagtgcttcatgcatgctaggcgagcactctaccaccgagcctcAGCCCCAACCCTTAagagattattttataaaattatttttattatggcaCATTTCATAACATCTCAGACTTccttaggaaaatattttcatttagaatatTAATAATCTGTTGAAAATGaccagaaataattttcttttcattttaggtACTCCAGTAATTAAAGGggatgaggaagaagaaaattaatgCCATATTTTCCACATAGTGTTAACTTATTTAAATGTAATGAGAACAATAGATAAGTTTTGTATAATTGTCTATTTTAAAGATTCTGTGTGGGGCAAAAAGTTCCTAAGCTAAAACAAATCTCTCCCCTACATCCTTTTAAAAACCTATTTGGTGTTGCTTCCCCAAACCGTGACACCAACTTTATATAGTCTAgttcttgttttcaaaattacaaattttccATCTTTGTCTTCAGTCCCAATTATATATTACGTGGCCCCATCTACTGATATTTGTAGACCAGTCATTTTTAATAGCAAAGGAACAAATGTTCTTTATTCAATTAGTTTACTATTTTTAGACTGGGCATTTTAAAAGATACACTTTTGAATCTGTAGAAGGTCCATCTCCTTACAACATGAACGTATCATGCCTTTGGTTTAGAAGGCAGCATGGTGATGGGAAGAGTTCCTCTCAGAACTGCAGCACAGCCCTGGAACCAAGTCCCAGTTGGAAACACTATGGTGAAAAAGGGAAGATTAATATCTTGGAGGCCTTCTAGCTCATGTTATATTTACTTACTTGCTTTTCCAAAAATGTGTACTTTGTCAACTGGAATTTAGGTTGTCTTTATATACATGACCACTTGAGTCACTGTGTACAATCAATCATTCTGTGATCAAGGTCAGTGGTTAAAATGACTCTCATGATCACTTCTTTGACCAGAAACGTGGCCATGTTACTCAGGTAGGCCTGATCTTAAGCATACTTTTTGGTTTATAGTTCTTTATATGTTTAAAGCAGTGGTCAGTAGTCCTAGCCTAAATATAGACCATTGATATACATCAAAATTTGTCCCAGTTATTTGGTCTAATGACCCCATTGTTATGGTTAGAAGGGTACAGACTTAAATATTGAATTTGatatttctcaataaaatgaAGCTtagtatttcaaatatattttttgagaagttctaGGTTAAACAGCTTGTAGAGTGTATCATGTAAGTGATTgtagagggaaaagagaagagatgtTTCAGTATGGGATCCCAGGCAAATGGCAGTATGTTTGAGGATTGCCTTCTATATGAAGCATTATGGATGACTTAACCTCAAAACTGCAAAGCAATAGTTAGATGCAGAAATTAGGAGTTGTcattcaagaaaattttttttctggaaaatgcaAGATATTATCAGTAACCAGAGGAAGTCCATAGCAGGCCATGACTGAATCACTAATAAATTACAGAAGTCAGGGGCCCCCTGCCAAATTGTGCCTAAAGTCTCTCAACCAGAGACTGTTAATTCTTGTTTCCCCATCTACTTGTGtgattttatttacatgaaatCACAGCGAAAGAGGGGagacactttttttaaaaagtgattgaaTAAGTAGCCCTAGGTTTCAGAAATTTACTGCTACAATTTAAGTAGGAATTACTTGGTTCTTTAAGAATCAGTCTGATCAAAAGGGACCACTGCTTTGACAATCAACTCTAAATCCAAACAAGAAGAATACTTAGTCTAACACTTTTTTAGCTCCTTTTAGCtcttcctttcaatttttttggaaGAAACCTTTACCCTGACTGGCTTATACATACAAAGCCTTTGGCATTCCTTTTATGAACCAGACACATTGAACCTTCATTCTCCTTGGTGATGTTTAAAGCCTTTAAGCTGAGAGGGAAAACCATCTTCTTCATTTGTAGTTTGCACTTCATTCAGTAGGCAATCTGGAAGCCATGTTGCTATATATGGGTATATTTTCTAAAGGTTACTATAAAAGTGAACATAATAGAAAATGGATGACTTTGTATTGAATTTATGCAGTGGTACAGTTTTAGTGTTTGGTTTTTCTGAATTATGTAATACAAGAATTAATTTTCTCTTAATCTCCTCATCTTTCAATCACTGGTAGATATCATAGAAACGCAAGGTGGTTTATCCATTTCACACGAAATTCATATTCAGTTCTACTCAAGTCTTCCAATGACTTTTATGCATCCCTTTCCCTAGAATTAAAGCCAGAATTCATGCAGTTAGAAAATGGAAGTTTGGATGTATGAAGGTTCAGGATATTCTTTCAAATCATTCCTTAAATCAACCCTTACTGATGCAAATTTAGTTGATATTAAATGCCTTTGGTTTTATGCCTCTTAGATATTTGACCTAGTTGGAACAGATGCTATCTGTGCTCCTCTATTAGTgaatcatttaaatttctttaaatgatgGTAGAGCTCTGGAATAGtctagtattttaatttttcacagtgaattttattttagtctATCAAGGAATTCAACGTTTTTACCTTCCCTAATTCTAAGCTTATGACTTACCCCTTGTCAGATCTTGAAACATAATATGTTCTGTTCATAGGCGTTTCTTCCTTTAAATCAGAGGTTCGCAGCCTTGCCACTATTTCCATTTTGGCCTATATAATTAATTGTTGTGGGTGGCCATCCtgtatattatgaaaatattcagcATCCCTGGCCGGGATAGATGCCAGTAGCTCCCCCTTCCCAGTTGTGACAACAAAAGATGTCACCAGACTTTGCTATCTGGCCCTTGGGCAAAAAGTAGGAAGACATTCTCCTGTGGTTAAAAACCAGTGTTTTTTGCTCTGGTTCTTTTTGTCCCGGgtccatttatttttcattctaagGCCATGTGCCACTGGAATTGTTATATGAGAGAATGTGCTGTTTTTAATAATGTGGGAGGAAATGGCCAgtaatgttttccatttttgtaaTGCTCATTCTCATAAGTTTCACATAGTATTAGAAACTCAGGGCTGGAAGGTTCAGCTTATCTTTTTTCAACAGGGTCTCAGCTTTTATTTCTTAGCATCCTTGCTTTTTAAGGACAGTGATTATTAACCTACCTCTCTGTTACTATCAACAGAATCCAACTTGTCTCTAAAGtttaatattttgcatatactttagaaaatatataatcattgTCTAATGCACAAATTTTTGCAGACTATAACCAtcattaaatacagaaaaaaatattacgtaaaatttatcatgaaaattaGGTTGTACAAACATTGATTTTGAGTGTGACCAGAAGAATGTCTGCCTGCTCATGGTAACTGGTCGATAACTTGGTATGTTTACTGGATCCATTCCACATGAAAAGGTTGTAGAAGACACTTAAATGTGGTTCTTGAGTGGGAATTTCCACTTGAATGAGTACTTCTGAAACTTTTTGCCAGTGGTCTGAAAGCATAGGAGGCATGAGAAATGAATCTTGAGTGTTTTCTGATTCTCAGAGTTGGTAATATGTAAATAGAGTTGGAATCTTCTACCTGGGTTTGTCTTAGAACTAAATGGAAAAGCATAGGGCCAGCTCAGATGGTTGTATTTAatcaattgcttttaaaaattggggAGAAGTGTCAAAGCATTGATCATGAGTAGTTAGTGCCTCTCTGACTGTGGTCAGACCATTAGTTCATTAAGACCTTATACATTGTTAAGTATTGGTAAAAGGAGAAAACTGCTAAACTGCTAGTTATCCCTTACCAGAAATTCATTCCTTTGAATTTGGCACACACTTTCTTTATTTGGGCTGTTTAATGTGTCTGTAAATAATGAAACAAGATTCAGTATAGCAGAGTTGGTGCTGCTTCAGACACAACTAATGTGACCACATTCCTTTGTCTTTACTCCAGCATGTCTTACTgctttctttttgtaaaattataaaataggtgaaattttttaaaaattaagaattatatgtttaaaaacactgaacttttagaaatatctataTCTCTATTCCTACCTACTTGTGACTATAAAGGAAGGACACTGAAAGGAAGAACTAGACTGAGTCTTAATCTTCTTCTAAGACAAATTGGTAAAACTTCACTCAACACTTGAAGTCCACAATTGGATTCTAGCTAATATCCCATATTGGGCAGATTAGAGGGAACCAACCAAATTATGATCTAGCAAATTTAACttgggggtgggagagagaaaaCTATTTTTCAATAGATTTGCACTTTAAAATTATGAACTGGATGTTAGTGGAAAGTACTTCCAAAGGACAGGTGGATAAATACTTAACCTGTACATAGAGTTAAGAGAATCAAACCTCACCCTTGCTCATTCTAAGCCCACATGAGCAGCTGCTGTCTGTCTGTGTAATCAGTCAGGATTTCCCAGTTTCCATGCTTGGGTCATCATCTTCCATGTCTGCTACATCTGAGATCATCCCTCTGAGGATGTGTCAAGTAATTCTGCTCAGATAGAAACTTTGTGAGTTATCTTTCCCacatctagtttttaaaaattaatttagatgTTGACTAAATGAAGTTGTGGCGAAGTTTTTCTGAGGTGCTACTGCCTCAAGGGATCACTCCTATCAAAAGACTGGTGAATTTGAAGCTGAAGAGAATCTACTTATAGCCAGCTACTTCTCCCAGGTTATGTGTTATGAGTGTGAGCGTCATTCTGGTCTTTTGCTTCTAGAAGCCACTCCATTCTGAACATTTTGACATCTATTAATACTCCAGTAATAATCTTTTATACATGGGAGTTTTGTAGCATGACTTTATGACTAAACTTATTGTGtgttaaattatttagaaatattgagTTTCTGAATGTTATTTTGTGAGActtgttttaaaatagtaataaattgtgttattttataaatagtGTCTTTGTTATGTGATCATTAGTTTTAGCTAATTAGGGCAACTGTAAACTTCTCATGATACTCACTTCTGAAGAAATTCAGATTTTGGATGACATAGTCCATGCAGCTGTGGattgggtggatgggtgggtggatgggtgggcgGAACAGGAAGTggcttaaaaggaggaaaatggagagagaaagagtgactGTCTCATTTCTTCATGCCTAACTTTTTTCTGGTCATTTAGTACCAGTGATAACCTCCTTTCCCAGGTTAATAAATCtttattcatttcaaatttttttggcTCCTGGAAAGAGTGCTTCCTGGGAGAGCAAATTACTACTGCAATTGACCATTCCTGCCCTTGCTTTACTTCCAGAAGTGCACAAAGTAAAGCTTGAGGTGCAAGGACAACTAGCAACATCAGTAACATTACACATTTTGTCAGCATATATTCTTTGCTATCAGGCAAAATATAATTTTGGTCATAGAATAGACTGTGGCACAGTCTCTACCTCTTATTCCATAGTTCTTTGATTAtgcaagatttttaaatttctaatttgttCTAAATAGCTATATATGACAACACATTTTGACACACCATACATAATTGGAgtataatttatcattcttctggttgtacatgaagtagagttacgcagtcatgtaatcatatatgcacaggGTAATAATGTGCAATTCATTCTATCATTCCTGCccaggccccctccccctcctttcactccctctgtctaatccaaagtaatgAGGATGTTTCTTGCTGCTATCccttcttaaaattttctgaGCCTACAGTTCATAGCATAAACAGCTCAGTTTCTAGTTGTTTTTTAAGAACAAAGGATGGGCATCTAGGATCctgacatcattttatttttatatattgcaaTAAATATGTACATGTGCACATGTAGACACAAACAGTTGTTACATATGATTAAATAAAAGGAGTCAGACCTTACCTCCTAGGATGTAATTGATTTTGCAGCTGTAAAAAGACACAGGGCTGGTTGTACACTTGCAATTGCCTAGAATGTGTAAAGCcttgggtttgaaccccagcactaaaaaaacaaaacaaaaaaaccaaccaaccaaacaacaacaataaaacaaacaaacaaaaaaaaaacacagagcaATATTACATAATCCAAATGTACATACAAGCATAGAATGCTACTAacatattgggtgaaaaatgaaaaacctccctttttaaaaatgtaatatgtaCATGTGTACAGATTGGGAATGTGGCTGGTTGGCACATGGTTAACAGGATGTGTGTATAAAGTGTGTGAAATGAAATGTGTGCTGGGGGATGGAAGGCTGGCGTAGTATTCTTGTGGAAGAACTACATAATGTCTTGAGAACTGAGGAGGAGCCCGGAGTGTGAATGAAATGTGATGCCTGGGATGGTAGGGGAAATTGAGTCTGGtaggtggggtggggagacatGGCAAGTGATTGTCAGGGGAAGTGAAGACATGCATATCTGTTGAGGGGGATGAGGACATAAAAAGGGTGACGTTTGCAAGGGGAGGAATGACACAGAGGAACCAGTGTGATGTGGAACATAAAGGTACAAGTCTATAGACAAATCTAGCAAAATATCAATATTACTCTTTACAAACCCCATGCCATATGAACATATGCACAAATATGCACATGTGAGTcagctataattttaaaatcttattaagAGAAACCCCAAAAGAACACTTAACACTTGTATTTTTACTTCATGGATATACACCTGCTATCACTGAATCTCTACAGCCAAATATGTTTTTAAGCCTTTCAACTCTTTATATCTTCTAGATATGAAATGGCTGCTGTAAAAATTAACTTTCCACCGAATGATGACTTAATTATAAGTTATTTCTTCAGTTAAGCAATTTTAACTGCAAAGTgactttaaaaggaaggaaaaaaacattaCCAGATAACCTCCTAAATCTCATTTCAGAATTttctagggggctggggatgtggctcgagtggtagcgcgctcgcctggcatgcgtgcggcccaggttcgatcctcagcaccacataccaacaaagatgttgtgtccgccgagaactaaaaatataaataaatattaaaaataaaaaaaaattaaaaaaaaaaagaattttctaggATTCTGTATTAATACATATGTTAACCTTCTAACATTTGCCTTGAAGAAAACATGTAAAACCATGCTATTTAAGGTCACATagtaattaaaattaagattagATAGATACTTCTGACAGGGGAAAgtcttcataagaaaaaaattatagagacCTTAGTTACactgaaaatttttatacatgTCAAAAAAATGAGAAGTCCATAgaacttttcaattatttttatttgtatacgTCTATTTGATAACTTCAAATTTTGAACACTTAGAATCAGCATGAACAAGAATTATTTTGTAACAAAGACCAGAAGTGGAGGAATGGGTTACTCATACCAACCTCCCCATGCGATTTATCTCATCCTGTGTAAAATTGATTTACACAGCTCCATAACTGCAGTATTTCCATACACTCCATTTTGTAGTCTCAGAATACTTTTCAGTTAAATTGATGCcaaaagataagaaataaatCTGCATTGTAAAGCTGAGCAATAGCAACTAATAAATTCGCATTTAGTTCCTTTAATATAAATCAGGAGCAATTTTCAGTAAACACAAACTAGTCACGATATTAGTAACAAATATAACAGTTCACATTTTTACTGAACACTTCCCATGAGCCAGGCCCTGCACTAAACATCTGAACATGCAATTTCACATTTATCTCAATAGGAAGTGTCACAGGTTCACGTTTTTTCACGAAGGACGATGATGCCACGATGACAGCTTGCACCAATCATTGTGTCCAAGCCTTTCTCTGGCGTTTTAGCCAGCATGACCCACTTGTATCATTGCTGCAGCTTACAGTGCTCGCTTGCACAATTTTACGGATGTTACAGGGGTATGCAGGCCTGACTCCCCCGCCCTGTCCCACCCACCccgggggaaaaaaacaaaataaaaggttaaGTCTTCATTACTCAAGAGACACGCCTGAAGACCGCACAAGACCGCACAGGGATAACGAAAGCAGCTGTGATCTAGGTCTGCATTAAAGCCCCCTCTCCTGATACTTAGAAGTGCCCCTCCAGGCCTAACTGCAGTAGAgcggcctcagcctcctcctcttcctccttggcCTCCTCCTCGCGGATCTGCACCAGCAACTGGAAAAGGTTAGGGGCCGGCCCTTCCGCAGCCCCCGTCAGCCACAGCTGCCTCCGGATGGCCCCGCTGTGGTTGGCCCCGGCAATGACCTGCTCCAGGCGGGCCTGGTTCACGTTATCTTTATCAATGGCCCCCTTCTCCACCACCTTCTGCAGCAAAGGCTCCAGACGAATGACATAAGCAGATAGCTTTTCTCCTGGGTTCTGGTAAGTGTTCAGAAATCTGACCTGCGCATCCCTAGAGCTCTCCACGCTCCCAAACACCTGCTCAAGCGCCTTCAGGCATTCCGCGGTGGTTATGGCAGGGTTGTTGGTCTTGAGAATGCGAATAACATCAGCGGCGGGGCCTCTCAGACTCTCCATCAACCGCCGCCTCTTTTCTACATCAGACACCTGCCACTCTTCTATGACCTCATTAGTGTGCTCCAGCCACGGATCAAAGGTCTCCTCTCCAGGCCCAGGGATGTCCCTCCCCGAGAACAGAGTCAGCTTCTTGTACCATATGGACTCAACAAGAGGCTGAATAACATTATCCAAAATGTAGTTGAGCATCTCTGCTGGCATTTCTGGACCTGGGGCGGGAACAGGATTCTGAAACCCAAGGACACGGGCAACATCTTGCACAGTCCACCCCTCTCTAGCTAGAAAGAggtgcaacctttctaaaaactcagCATCGGAAGTGGGGGGCTTAAAGACCACTTTCCAAACTCCTCCTTTACCTGGCATCTCCCTGGGGATCGCGGCGTAATCTACCGCCCCAGTGAGCTCTAACAAGGCTGCTTTCGCATTTTCTTCCCTCCAGAACATTCTCCCAAGTACTCGATAGGGTACCTGAGGCATCGCAGCCTGGAGGGTCTCTTCGATTTCAGCCTCATCACAGTTTACTGGGATCCCCCAGACCAGCAGAGCTCTCTGGGAGTTCACATCCATCCCCCTGCACCAGTCTTCCAACAGTGTCATTGCCATTTCCCCAACTATCAAGGGCGCCAATTATACAAATAGGGATTAGACTGGCTCACCGTACTCTGCGATTTAGAACAATGCGACACACCCTCCAAGCAGGACAGAGGGCGACAAGCTTCACGCAATCACAATTAACAAATGACACCAAAGTTCTGCTCTCGCCCCTTTCCTGCCCCCAAAGTCAGTTGGCCGGCGGGTCCGCG from Ictidomys tridecemlineatus isolate mIctTri1 chromosome 5, mIctTri1.hap1, whole genome shotgun sequence includes:
- the Pnma1 gene encoding paraneoplastic antigen Ma1 — its product is MAMTLLEDWCRGMDVNSQRALLVWGIPVNCDEAEIEETLQAAMPQVPYRVLGRMFWREENAKAALLELTGAVDYAAIPREMPGKGGVWKVVFKPPTSDAEFLERLHLFLAREGWTVQDVARVLGFQNPVPAPGPEMPAEMLNYILDNVIQPLVESIWYKKLTLFSGRDIPGPGEETFDPWLEHTNEVIEEWQVSDVEKRRRLMESLRGPAADVIRILKTNNPAITTAECLKALEQVFGSVESSRDAQVRFLNTYQNPGEKLSAYVIRLEPLLQKVVEKGAIDKDNVNQARLEQVIAGANHSGAIRRQLWLTGAAEGPAPNLFQLLVQIREEEAKEEEEEAEAALLQLGLEGHF